CACCGGCATCTCCTCACCTGGCTGCACGGCTGGAAAACACAAACATCGATGCATCCCGTATCCTGGAACTGGCGGACCTTTACCAGCCTGCAACGAGACCATTGATCATAGAAGGAGCCGGCGGGTTGCTGGTACCTGTTACAGACAATATTACCACCCTGGACCTGATTCTGGCGCTGAAAGCCGGCGTGGTGGTGGTTTCCCGGAATTATCTTGGCAGTATTAATCATTCCATGCTCACTGCGCGGGTGCTGCAGCACGCGGGCATTCCCGTTATTGGATGGGTATTCGGAGGCGATTACCATAGTAATGAAGATGATATTGTAAAATGGAGTGGGTATCCGCGGATTGGTCGTATTCCGCAGGCCAATACTGTAGATAAGGCATTTATTCAGCAACAGGCACAGTTGTTGACTACCTCGCTGCATAGTTTACTGGCATGACCACTAAAAAGGATATACGAAAACGATACCTGGAGCTGCGACTGAACCTGGATGCTGCTACTGTGGCCACGCTGAATGAACAACTGCTGGTCGGCGTACAGCAGCTGGACTTTAACGGCATCAGGCTGGCACATGTTTTCCTGCCAATTTCTGAAAAGAATGAAGTAGATACCTGGCAGATGGTGAAATGGTTGCGGGAGCACCAGCCGGCCATGAGCTGGGCTCTTTCCCGGTCGGATCTGAAAACCGGGGTAATGCAGCACTATCTCTGGAAAACCAATACCATCCTTGTTAAGAATAAATTTGGCATTCCTGAGCCTGACCATGGGGAAGAAGTGGCGCTGCATGATATAGACCTGGTGTTTGTACCTTTGCTGGCGTTTGACCGGAAAGGGCAACGGGTGGGCTATGGCAAGGGCATGTACGACCGCTTCCTGAAGCAATGCCGTCCGGATGTACGTACTATCGGATTATCTTTTTTTGGGCCGGTGCCGGTAATTGAAAATGCGGATGCCTGGGATATCCCACTACATACGGTGGTTACCCCGGATCATATTTATCATTTTAAATAAACAACAGTGCTCAGATACCTGAAAGTACTTCTATATCCCTTTTCCCTGCTTTACGGACTGGTAATGTGGCTGCGGAACCGCTTCTATGACAAGGGAATTCTTACAGCGGTTAAATTTGATCTGCCGGTGATTGCTGCCGGCAACCTCTCTGTA
The genomic region above belongs to Chitinophaga sp. 180180018-3 and contains:
- the bioD gene encoding dethiobiotin synthase, coding for MSERIFITGIGTGVGKTVTAACITEALGADYWKPVQTGLLEGTDTDEVRSLLSNTVSVCHPEAFKLKAPASPHLAARLENTNIDASRILELADLYQPATRPLIIEGAGGLLVPVTDNITTLDLILALKAGVVVVSRNYLGSINHSMLTARVLQHAGIPVIGWVFGGDYHSNEDDIVKWSGYPRIGRIPQANTVDKAFIQQQAQLLTTSLHSLLA
- a CDS encoding 5-formyltetrahydrofolate cyclo-ligase, giving the protein MTTKKDIRKRYLELRLNLDAATVATLNEQLLVGVQQLDFNGIRLAHVFLPISEKNEVDTWQMVKWLREHQPAMSWALSRSDLKTGVMQHYLWKTNTILVKNKFGIPEPDHGEEVALHDIDLVFVPLLAFDRKGQRVGYGKGMYDRFLKQCRPDVRTIGLSFFGPVPVIENADAWDIPLHTVVTPDHIYHFK